In the Candidatus Eisenbacteria bacterium genome, one interval contains:
- a CDS encoding helix-turn-helix transcriptional regulator, producing MEEKQGTKDRERSTTTTKEGTMTLHIAQELRASREARGLSQAELALLSRISRSYLSDLERGKRNPSIGILEELAKSLHGTLDLRLKV from the coding sequence GTGGAAGAAAAACAAGGAACGAAGGATAGAGAGAGAAGTACGACGACGACTAAAGAAGGAACGATGACACTACATATTGCACAAGAATTGAGGGCATCGCGGGAAGCTCGTGGTCTGAGTCAGGCAGAACTCGCGCTACTTTCTAGGATTAGCCGAAGCTATCTATCTGATCTTGAACGGGGAAAACGAAATCCCTCGATAGGGATACTTGAGGAACTAGCGAAGTCACTTCATGGGACACTGGATTTGAGATTGAAGGTATGA